In Leptidea sinapis chromosome 2, ilLepSina1.1, whole genome shotgun sequence, the sequence taattaaataaagtttatttgacttcaACTTTGACCCAGCAGGTATCGAATCCGCAACTTCTTGACCAATGGTCAGATATGTATACCAAATGATCTACGGGTTTGTTATTTAGATTATAAACTCGAGTATTCTCTGATCGCTCTCCTGAGAGAGAGAGAGTCATGagtgaaaagtaaaaaaaagaatggGGGTGACTAGAAAAGTTTAAACAACAACATCTACTaaatttcagaatctttaaatCTACCAGAGTATCAAAGTAATGTATACCAACATCTGAATGAAGCCAACATGCAACACACCTTGTTCATTAAACAAGAATGTAAAGAGGAGATAGACGTACAGGAGCATGAGTTACCAGGTAATGACGTTACAATTGTATATGCAGCAGATTAATTTACTGCAGAAATATCAAAGTGTTCATAGGATGGAACACTGTGTTGTGGAATATCCAATATTtagaataacattattataattacttaaataaatagctggctcctttgcacaggatgccggctagattatgggtaccacaacagcgcatttttctgccgtgaagcagtaatgtatgcattactatgtttcagtctgaagggcgccgtagctagtgaaattactgggcaaatgagtcttaacatcttatgtctcaagctgacagGCGCAgtggtagtgccgctcagaattttttttttttttttttttttttcaagaatccttagcggcactgcatctgaacgtcttgctcgtctcattccttattatcataaaaaaatatttcagtgtacatgtatgcattattagatttttaatatttttggtttGATATCAATTACATACAAGAAGAAGTACAGATAAAGCGTGAGTTGAATGCAAAGTTGAGGAACGCGCTAGTGATGTGACCTATAtataattgatgaccataatcatgagtgtgtcgataaatttatacACTGGTTTAAGTTTTCCCATTTTAGACTAGCTATCAATTTTAACCTAATAtttatcaaatgtaaagtagatcctgtagatgaagccacaacctgagagttgaacaaagcatacaagattttatgacgatacttcactcgaacggttagctcagttggaagagcactcgcacggaacgcgagaggtcgtgttttcgggtcccgcatcgttcataaaaatattattttcaaattttatttgatatcttaatcctagaagtgagggttatcactttaaaaacataacaaattgtttagattttgcaagcgcgacatctcaagtcaatttcctaatatgcaaatattggggttgagcaggttatgaactgtaaagtagatcctgtacatgaagccacaatctgagagttgaacaaagcatacaggatTTAATGACGATACTTCActggaacggttagctcagttggaagagcacttgcacggaacgcgagagcttcgagtctcgcatcgttcataaaaaaattgttttcaaattttatttgtttattaatcctagaagtcaaggttatcactttaaaattgctaattattaaatatcaaatttttgttTCCCTCCATTTCTGGTGATGAATTAAAACTCGTTATTGTTTGGAACGGAAACTGATGCACTCGGATCAACcaattaaatcaaaaaaataccACGTGATCACAACCTTAGTATATTTTCGATAACTGTCAAGGACGGCACAACCCTACACTGTAGGTGCGCGAGGCGAGGGGAAAGCGGGGGGAAATGCTCCCGCTCTACctcaggccccgactgcattcaactcgcgcgcaaACTGTAAATGATGACTCTAGTTAATTATTGACAATTGGTATTTACAGGTTGTTCTGTGGACTGGCAGTTAGATACAACAGCACAAGAACAATTGGACAGTAAAGTATCAATCAACGAGGCCTGTGGTAAACAGCTCGGAGAAAATTTTGTGAATTTGGCGCATGCTGATAATAATGGTAAGATTATGCAAGAAAATATCGACTTTATAACCATTCAAATGAGATGAAACTCGATTTGGTTATCGTGTTAATTTTATGCAGTgtattattatgtgtatttCATAGTAatcttctttaattttataagaCCATTGAACAACATTCATCAAATTCAGAAGAAGCTAATGATCTCCAACAGGTGAATACCTACTATTAGGGACCATCCATAAGTAACGTCACAcgaatttaatgatttttgacTCCTCCCCCGTCAGTCACAGCAGTGATCCCTCCCTACTTAGTATGATGTcacatattttgcaattttacatttggaaatttatgaaattaaaacatcAGTGTGTTTAGATTCCACTTcactttcataataataataattctttattagttttaacaaattctccataataaatagtggcaataacctccttttaagcatataaagaaTGCTTGTGCCAGGAGGCTCCGCTCTTTTTTAGCcttaaaataacatgtttagagaacttaatattttttaatgtgcgtgtgtgtgtgtgtttgtgtgtatgtgtatgtgtgttttaGCGTATGTGTCGTACGAGCAACTCAgtatcatcataattttgtggtaGTATCCAGGCGAtcagtgcaattttacattcatgggcgtttctattatatatatgtaactgtttgtttattttattataaagaaatgccGCACGACATTTATACTGCGTGCTATAGAACTCCGTCCTAAATGGTGTAACAAAGGCAACTTTGTCTTTCCTTTGTTTGTGTTCAATATGTACTTTCAACATTGTCacttcttttaatttaattcattatGTGTAAATTTCTTCTTGTAACTCCTTTTTTTTATCAGCATAAGCTGCACTGTATGCTTCATATAATACACGGTAAATTATATCTAAATCACTTTTGGTGCATTTTAAAAGTGTTTCGCtcgagtagtcgctcaagttgaagcgaaacaagagcgaGTCGCCCGGTGGGATTGTTTAATCTCACAATGCATGCAATGCAATCTCACATGTTTCTAaactgaagaaccaaaaatgacacgcgtCAATgagtcgcgtcagtttgagaggctaagcgagcgagcgaattacTCTAaatcagtttgaacagagcttaaaaGAGCTGAACTaagaaaacttaataattaaatcttattcaatttgttattttttaaaatgagaactcacttctggtattaataacacaaattaaatttgaacaaaaaaattttgataGATCGATAGACACTTTATTGCATACCATacagacttaaaaaaaaattatataataaaaaaaagatcttaATCTAATTACAGTCATAGATACGCAATGGGCGGTCTTATCGCTTGAAGCGATCTCTTCCAGACAACCCAAAAAACAATACAGGATACAATTAGTAATTATAACAGGTATCTTGAAAATGACGTCTGTAAATATGCCAGatttaagaacgatgcgggactagaacccgcgaccacgcgcgttccgtgcgagcctTAAATCTTATAGTTATGTTGACAGAGTTGCAAGTATtcatatgttattattttgtaaatatgtagTCCACATTTAGTGCGTGATAACACAAACGTGAGTGTGATGTCACAAAATTTGGTACCCCCGCCCTTGTCACATAATGTCACACTTCGTCGACCCCCTCCCTCCCCCTTAACGTGTGACGTAAATTATGGATGGCCCCTTACAAAGGAAATAAACTCTCAATGAAGTAGCCAATGAAAGAACAGTAAATTGAGAACAACACAGCAGTCACATTTTctgaaatataacaataatacattttatcttacagttaaaataaaaaccgaAATAACTATAGAATGGAATGGAATAGAACAAAACAGCTCAATAAATAATAGCAAACAAGAATGTACTAAACTTTGTAATATAAAGAAAGAGCAAAATGTGCCAGTTCAAAAAACAATATCTCATAGGAATAAAAGTATAGAACATACTAAtaaaaagccatattcttgtaatgaATGTGGTAAGAGCTATAATAGGTTTAGTTCTTTGAAGATacataatagaatacatactagtgaaaagccatattcttgtgaTGTATGTGGTAAGACTTTCAGTCAATTTGGCCATTTGAGGACACATAATAGTATACACAGCAGTGAAAAAACATATTCTTGTAATGAATGTGGTAAGGGCTTCCATCGACCTGGTGATTTGAAGAGACACAATAGCACACATACAAGTGAAAAAccatatatttgtaatatatgtggtaagagttttaTTCGACCTGATAAATTGAAGTtgcatagtagaatacataccagTGAAAAACCATATTCTTGTGACGATTGTGGTGTAAGTTTtagtaattatagtaatttACGCAGacataatagaatacatactggtgaaagaCCATATTCATGTAGTGAATGTGGCAAGAGCTTTACTCAACATG encodes:
- the LOC126974630 gene encoding gastrula zinc finger protein XlCGF17.1-like, whose amino-acid sequence is KNSKLRTTQQSHFLKYNNNTFYLTVKIKTEITIEWNGIEQNSSINNSKQECTKLCNIKKEQNVPVQKTISHRNKSIEHTNKKPYSCNECGKSYNRFSSLKIHNRIHTSEKPYSCDVCGKTFSQFGHLRTHNSIHSSEKTYSCNECGKGFHRPGDLKRHNSTHTSEKPYICNICGKSFIRPDKLKLHSRIHTSEKPYSCDDCGVSFSNYSNLRRHNRIHTGERPYSCSECGKSFTQHGALQSHNRMHTGEKPYLCKVCGKSFIRSGVLKIHYRIHTREKPYSCSTCGKSFIQSGSLKRHNRTHTSGKSYPCTQCSKSFSQDFHLKTHVYYKHSGEKPYSCSECGKVFDRASNLKRHIKTHTVEKPLPCDVVTVSII